The genome window CACAGCCACATTCAATCTGTCGAGATGATCAACATTCTGAAATGCAGTTCATTGCTGTGCCTGAGCAGATCACTTTGTCATGCAGCAGGGTGACAGAATATAGTTTTTGTGCCACTTCCCAAGAAGGACGGCAAGAGATGCTTTGAGCCACAAGGACTCCGAGTCGCTGGATTGCGAGCCGTGTGCGTATAAGAAAAAGGGAGAGAGATACGAAATGTGTGCTGCTACGCGTATGCATACAAAGCCGCGGGGGAGTATGCCACGCGGCTTGGCCCGACGGCGTCTAGACCATCAGGTAAAAAGGGAGGGAATGAAAAAAGGGGGAAGAGTTTGGAGAGGCGGAAGGCGTCCAATGAGATGCAATAGGCAAATCATAGACGACGACCACGGCGACCACCCTTTCTGCGGGTAGAGTCGGTGGGGACGGGGGTGACGTCCTCGATGCGGCCAATGCGCATGCCGGCACGGGCAAGGGCACGGAGAGCGGCCTGGGCACCAGGGCCGGGAGTCTTGGTGCCGGTACCACCGGTGGCACGGAGCTTGATGTGAAGGGCGGTGATGCCGACCTCCTTGCAGCGGACGGCGCAGTCCTGAGCGGCCAACATGGCAGCGTAGGGCGACGACTCGTCACGGTCAGCCTTGACCTTCATGCCACCAGTGACACGGACAACGGTTTCCTTGCCGGACATATCAGTGACATGGACGAAGGTGTCGTTGAACGAGGCGAAGATGCTGTTGGTAGGTGAAGCAAGAGACAGTGCGGAATCGGTGTAAGTTTGCTAGTCCATTCATCCTGGTCATCAGAGATCATCTCTAGCACGTCGCGACCGTTCTGGCCACATGTTCCATCTCATCCCTCAGTAATACTGTGTCCCTGCTATTCCATGTCGAATGCCGAGGCATTTTCCCTCTTCCCTCAACTCTGCGGCGTCTGTCATACGTTTAGGCTGTTCATggttgcgctgctgccaactCTGGACCCCTGCGGGTCGGTGTACTTCATGTCGCAACATCCTTCTAAGCAGCGTGTGTAGCCAACATCTTCGTTGTCCGACCTTGGCATCCACCTGGTGTTCATATCGTCTGTTTGTCCAATTCTTCCACGAGACGGTAGGATAACTTTCTGGCAGACGCTGATAATGGCTGAGACTTTTCTCCTGACCTATTGCTTCTCCGACGTGCTGAAAGGTGCTACTGCTTCGATCGAAACTGTGTCTGTGATACTTACTGAGCGAcgccgaagacgagctCGCCCTCACCGACGTTGGGGCCGAGGGAAACCTCGttggtagcagcagcacggaCCTTGGGAGCCATCTGCGCAATTTCGGAGTAGAATGCGAGGGCGGTCGATACGAATAAGAGATGACAGAGATGATGTTGAGTGGTTGATGGTTGAAAGAGCAGAAAGGTAACAAATTTATGAATTGATTAGAATTGGTTGTTCGATGTGTTCTTTGGCTTTCCAGGCGGAACAGATGGAGCACAACAACAGTGTCGACgttggttgctgctgctgcggctgctgccgagtgTATGCTTACCTTGATGTATGTATGGGTTGGTGTTCAGAAATGATGATGAGCAGCCCTCATGATGCTGAACCACACTCACTCCTCTTGATCAgatctcgaatcgtgaatcattGTTAGGCTCTCCTGTTACTTTGCTCCATGCACACTCTGTTGAGAAGACTGACAACTCCTCTGTCTCAGGTCGCCTTCTGCTGCCTCTAACTCGAATGTGCCGAATTAGAAGCTTCAAAATTGAACGGGACTGGTGAAGTGCCTGCAAAATCAGAAAACCTTGTGCATCACGTGAGAAACTAAATTCGGCCGAGGCTTGAACCGTTAATTCGAAATGGCGAGACTGGAAAAAGAGTGCATCACAAGCTCTATTCGCGAGGCAGCGTTCAGTTGAAACTGCGGGCACTGCTTCAGAAGAgttgacagcagcagcagcagcagcagcagcagcagagtgTAATTGTTGGCAAGGAAAGCTGACAGGAGAAACCGCGAGAGACAGGTCCGGGACGGCAGCTGGTTTGCGCGGATCCAGTGAGtacagctcgtcgacatcaaTCTCTCCTTCCATCTCTACAGGAACACCTCACCACACAAAGAGATCCGTCAAGATGGtaagcatcagcatcgacaacAGCATACGTAATACAGTACAGCACACCGGATTCCGTATTCGATACTCCGGCTCAGCATTGCACGACGTCCACGCAGTCAAAAAGAGAAGCAGAGAGGAGAGGACATTTTCGTAAACATTCGATATCTTGAAGAGCCCGACTTTGATGAGAACGCATGTATGACGAACACCTTCAGCGATTTATGACCGTCCGTCCATTACCGTGTCAAAGGCAGAACGCTACAGCACAGGTCGAAGCAACCTCGACTCGGTTGATACTTGGTAGATAAGAGAAGCTACGCAGTTTGGGCTCTCTGGACGCAATATGGAAGCAAAGGTGTTCGCCATCGTCACAATCCTAGTTGGCAAGTCAAAGGCCGGTATCTCGGATGGACGACGAGTGGGCACGATAGTTTCATATTAAGTGATCACATGTGGGGATGCGGTGTTCTCATGAATCGCTTCGACATGGTATCGCCAACACTCGGATCACAAACAGAGCAGGGATAATGCGTACCCGCCTGCGAGCGAAATGTTTAGACTGCGGAGGTGACGCATCCTCTGGAAGCTAGCTTGGATTGGATCGGTTCCGCACTCTCGGCAATGTCCTCACAAATGCACCCCTTTGCTTCTCTCGACACCGCTACTTGGCGTTgctttgccaagctgcaCTGTTATGCATTTACGAAACAGCTCATTCTGACCTATCCGTTG of Mycosarcoma maydis chromosome 7, whole genome shotgun sequence contains these proteins:
- a CDS encoding 40S ribosomal protein uS11 codes for the protein MAPKVRAAATNEVSLGPNVGEGELVFGVAHIFASFNDTFVHVTDMSGKETVVRVTGGMKVKADRDESSPYAAMLAAQDCAVRCKEVGITALHIKLRATGGTGTKTPGPGAQAALRALARAGMRIGRIEDVTPVPTDSTRRKGGRRGRRL